A single region of the Phycisphaerae bacterium genome encodes:
- a CDS encoding DUF5107 domain-containing protein: MTNTIALAAGIMLAIGPLLFGAGGVSIEETRLDIPTYVLGPEDKSPPLWNQNVYPYPSQTDITRDKRMVSHRVVILENDFTRVLILPDLGGRLYAAHDKTHGDFDFIYHNHVIKPGLVALRGAWLSGGIEWNFPTLGHTVNTVSPVQYKIMRGKDGSVTCVVGATEWVRRMRWTVATTVCPERSWFRTRITLFNPTLTHNNGYFWANAASHAWADTQVIFPPTDYTYASRRANPEPWPLHGGIDKSWYKNIPYPADYFCGVPGDFNGVYNMDRDCGMAHCASSLESPGKKFWTWGTARSGAIWEDMLTDNDGQYIEVQSGRCPTQGDTWIFEPHMQESWDEYWYALKKMKGLVKANSDAAVNFRVEGGDVIAAVNVTRPFPNSCVKVFRGETEIHSERVDISPSTPLVRQIPLHGTGTVYRLLVLDAGDREIIFYSTQKPPISRPELQPVMPDRGELTAEQAQLAGHYALKQWDIEKAVMCFQEALRKDPGLATASESLGLVYYKTSRLKEALDLFQRALERNEDQHAARYYRALCKIGLGVGERTEEDLHMVGRRAAHRHVAPLVLASMAVGRNDLVAAERYLRQAVRHNPDDPKARVLLAAALRRRVSADEAAAIVRGVLEDDPLNALAAVESHLQGGADELGLLRDDPQYYIETACDYGEMNLIDDAIAALKLYEERRNAARHPFVYYHLGYYCQKRGEDAAARDYFSKGSQLSPDYVFPFRTESETVLRMGLSWFPDDWKLHYYLGTLLSARMRWQEGLVHLQQSRAGAPKYATLYRNLGEIYWTKLKEHDKAAAEYERAIACDPEDPNLYVSLDRLYELSGRKDRRAELFTQLPADVGRNCNLLLRRAAFLIDDHRQAEALEILRNATFHPWEGWTGAREVYLRAHRTRADALMREGRHEQAIQDLLAAMEYPENLGTGKPDNPVYVVEHYKLGCCYKALARKQQADEYFHKAAAESRASGADEIRSRAGAIKELGRTQEAETLLDKAGLKSE, translated from the coding sequence ATGACGAACACGATTGCCCTGGCAGCAGGGATAATGCTGGCGATCGGCCCCCTGCTCTTTGGGGCGGGCGGCGTTTCGATCGAGGAGACGAGGCTTGACATACCCACCTACGTTCTGGGGCCGGAGGACAAGAGCCCGCCCTTGTGGAACCAGAACGTCTACCCCTATCCATCTCAGACGGACATCACGCGAGACAAGCGAATGGTCTCTCATCGAGTCGTCATTCTGGAAAACGATTTCACGCGCGTGCTTATTCTGCCGGATCTTGGAGGGCGGCTCTATGCGGCTCACGACAAGACCCACGGCGACTTCGACTTCATTTACCACAACCACGTCATCAAGCCGGGGCTGGTGGCGTTGCGCGGCGCGTGGCTGTCCGGCGGCATCGAATGGAACTTCCCGACGCTCGGGCACACGGTGAACACGGTCTCGCCGGTGCAGTACAAGATCATGCGCGGCAAGGACGGCAGCGTGACCTGCGTCGTGGGGGCCACGGAGTGGGTTCGCCGCATGCGTTGGACCGTGGCCACGACTGTCTGTCCGGAGCGGTCCTGGTTCAGGACCCGGATCACCCTGTTCAATCCGACGCTGACGCACAACAACGGCTACTTCTGGGCCAACGCCGCGAGCCACGCCTGGGCGGACACCCAGGTCATCTTCCCACCCACGGACTACACTTACGCGAGCCGGCGGGCCAATCCCGAACCGTGGCCTCTCCACGGAGGGATCGACAAATCCTGGTACAAGAACATCCCCTACCCTGCTGATTACTTCTGCGGTGTCCCCGGCGACTTCAACGGCGTCTACAACATGGACCGCGATTGCGGGATGGCCCATTGCGCTTCTTCCCTGGAATCGCCCGGCAAGAAGTTCTGGACCTGGGGAACCGCTCGAAGCGGAGCGATATGGGAGGACATGCTGACCGACAACGATGGACAGTATATCGAAGTCCAGTCCGGCCGATGCCCCACTCAGGGCGATACATGGATCTTCGAGCCTCATATGCAGGAGAGCTGGGACGAGTACTGGTATGCCCTCAAGAAAATGAAGGGCTTGGTCAAAGCGAATTCTGATGCCGCGGTCAACTTCCGTGTTGAGGGTGGCGACGTCATCGCGGCGGTCAACGTGACCCGGCCTTTTCCGAACAGCTGCGTCAAGGTATTCCGTGGCGAGACGGAGATACACAGCGAGCGAGTCGATATCAGCCCTTCGACACCGCTGGTCAGGCAGATCCCGTTGCACGGCACCGGTACGGTGTACCGTCTGCTGGTCCTCGATGCTGGCGACCGCGAGATCATCTTCTACTCGACCCAGAAGCCGCCGATTTCCCGCCCCGAGCTTCAGCCCGTCATGCCTGACCGCGGCGAGCTCACCGCAGAGCAGGCGCAGCTGGCGGGCCACTACGCCCTGAAACAATGGGACATCGAGAAGGCGGTGATGTGCTTCCAGGAGGCTCTGCGAAAAGACCCCGGGCTCGCGACGGCCTCGGAGTCGCTCGGACTCGTTTACTACAAGACGAGCCGCCTCAAGGAGGCACTCGACCTGTTCCAGCGTGCCCTGGAACGAAATGAGGACCAGCATGCCGCACGCTACTACCGGGCGCTGTGCAAGATCGGACTCGGCGTTGGCGAGAGAACCGAGGAGGACCTTCACATGGTTGGGCGGCGGGCGGCCCACCGGCACGTCGCGCCGCTGGTCCTGGCCTCGATGGCGGTCGGCCGCAACGATCTGGTCGCGGCCGAGCGGTACCTTCGCCAGGCGGTTCGGCACAACCCGGACGATCCTAAGGCCCGTGTCCTTCTCGCCGCGGCGTTGAGACGGCGGGTTTCAGCTGACGAGGCGGCCGCCATCGTTCGGGGAGTCCTCGAGGACGATCCGCTGAACGCGTTGGCCGCGGTGGAAAGCCACCTGCAGGGCGGCGCCGACGAGCTCGGGCTGCTCCGCGATGATCCGCAGTACTACATCGAGACGGCGTGTGATTACGGAGAGATGAACCTGATCGATGATGCGATCGCCGCCCTCAAACTGTACGAGGAGCGAAGAAACGCGGCCCGGCATCCGTTCGTATACTATCATCTCGGGTACTACTGCCAGAAGCGCGGAGAGGATGCAGCCGCTCGCGATTACTTCTCCAAGGGCTCGCAATTGTCTCCTGACTATGTCTTCCCGTTCCGGACGGAAAGCGAGACTGTTCTTCGGATGGGTCTGTCGTGGTTCCCGGACGACTGGAAGCTGCACTACTACCTGGGCACGCTCCTGAGCGCCCGGATGAGATGGCAGGAAGGTCTGGTCCATCTCCAGCAATCGCGGGCCGGGGCGCCGAAATACGCGACCCTGTATCGGAACCTCGGAGAGATCTACTGGACCAAACTGAAGGAACATGACAAGGCGGCGGCCGAGTACGAGAGAGCGATCGCGTGCGATCCTGAGGACCCCAACCTGTATGTTTCGCTGGATCGCCTCTATGAGCTATCCGGGCGAAAGGACAGGCGAGCCGAGCTGTTCACCCAGCTTCCTGCCGACGTCGGCCGCAACTGCAATCTGTTGCTCAGGAGAGCAGCCTTTCTGATCGATGACCACCGCCAGGCTGAGGCTCTCGAGATCCTGCGAAACGCCACCTTCCATCCGTGGGAAGGATGGACGGGGGCGCGGGAGGTCTATCTGCGCGCTCACCGTACACGTGCCGACGCTCTCATGCGCGAGGGGCGACACGAGCAAGCGATCCAGGACCTTCTGGCTGCGATGGAGTATCCGGAGAACCTCGGAACGGGCAAACCCGACAATCCAGTCTACGTCGTCGAGCACTATAAGCTGGGCTGCTGCTACAAAGCCCTCGCGAGGAAGCAACAGGCCGACGAGTACTTTCACAAGGCTGCCGCCGAATCGAGAGCGTCAGGTGCAGATGAGATCCGCTCCAGAGCGGGGGCCATCAAGGAACTCGGCCGGACGCAGGAAGCCGAGACCCTTCTGGACAAGGCGGGGCTGAAATCGGAATGA
- a CDS encoding Gfo/Idh/MocA family oxidoreductase encodes MYDSSTRRSFLQAMGVGAASLGLQGSARSEEKPIPGFAAAPADADSTQGWKPFSDRKIRVGIVGYGVCKFGAAFSFQDHPNVRVVAVSDLMPERCAQLAKACRCEKTYPSLEELVKDKAVEAVFVAADGRSHGSRRGVRHRVS; translated from the coding sequence ATGTATGACTCTTCGACGCGCCGTTCGTTCCTGCAGGCAATGGGTGTCGGCGCCGCCTCGCTGGGACTTCAGGGCTCTGCCCGGTCCGAGGAAAAGCCAATCCCGGGTTTTGCGGCAGCGCCTGCCGACGCGGACAGCACTCAGGGCTGGAAGCCCTTCTCCGACCGCAAGATCCGCGTCGGCATTGTCGGATACGGAGTCTGCAAATTTGGAGCAGCGTTCAGCTTCCAGGACCATCCTAATGTCAGAGTCGTAGCCGTAAGCGATCTCATGCCCGAGCGGTGTGCCCAGCTGGCCAAAGCGTGCCGCTGCGAGAAGACGTACCCTTCGCTTGAAGAGCTGGTCAAAGACAAGGCGGTTGAGGCCGTGTTCGTTGCTGCGGATGGACGGTCTCACGGCTCTCGGCGAGGAGTACGTCACCGAGTATCTTGA
- a CDS encoding type II secretion system protein, which produces MRCGAFTLIEVLVVVAIIALLVAILVPSFNRAREGSHRVVCRSNVKQITTAMILHAMDDAKRGVYVYTSEGADDGLYYLYPKYLKEGRTAVCPSTRNVVSLSRPASKQKLAIGDLVKDNSGAWQTRLEYYLELTVHPDLSHAAWHRFDDGRGPTNGTRLTNRGGHSYEVFAWHSAGIFPNGLRYDETGRITLKTTKRPSVQFILVDSDQDPDDSGAGGVVLGAHVYNNWPDQATNNHGQAGGNIGFLDGHVDWVTQRGWVPVHLGSAHLAWPEQLARDTYFPNLTKQARPDRQSGYLWRLH; this is translated from the coding sequence ATCCGATGCGGCGCGTTCACGCTCATCGAGGTCCTGGTCGTCGTGGCGATCATCGCCCTTCTGGTCGCGATACTGGTACCATCGTTTAACAGAGCGCGGGAGGGCAGCCACCGCGTGGTATGCCGGTCCAATGTCAAACAGATCACGACGGCCATGATTCTCCACGCCATGGATGACGCCAAGAGAGGCGTCTATGTCTATACAAGTGAGGGTGCAGACGACGGTCTGTACTACCTTTACCCGAAGTACCTGAAGGAAGGCCGCACCGCCGTCTGCCCCTCCACGCGTAACGTGGTCAGCCTCTCCAGACCGGCCTCCAAGCAGAAGCTGGCCATCGGCGATCTCGTCAAGGACAACAGCGGAGCGTGGCAGACCCGACTCGAGTACTACCTGGAATTGACCGTCCACCCAGACCTCTCGCACGCCGCCTGGCACCGCTTCGACGACGGTAGAGGACCGACTAACGGCACGCGTCTCACCAATCGGGGCGGCCACAGTTACGAGGTCTTCGCCTGGCACAGCGCGGGCATCTTTCCTAACGGTTTGCGCTATGATGAAACCGGACGAATCACGCTCAAGACAACCAAGAGACCGTCCGTCCAGTTCATCCTCGTGGACAGCGATCAGGACCCGGATGATTCCGGCGCGGGAGGAGTCGTCCTGGGCGCGCATGTGTACAACAACTGGCCGGACCAGGCCACCAACAATCACGGGCAGGCGGGCGGAAACATCGGCTTTCTCGACGGCCACGTGGACTGGGTCACACAGCGAGGTTGGGTCCCCGTCCACCTGGGTTCAGCCCATCTGGCCTGGCCGGAGCAGCTCGCGCGCGACACGTACTTTCCGAACCTGACCAAGCAGGCCCGCCCCGACCGCCAATCAGGATACCTCTGGAGGCTGCACTGA
- a CDS encoding tandem-95 repeat protein, producing the protein MKTTSATEPVKEPTKPSTPAAAPGVETESSVRTPAPLKGVRLEPRILRSVTWTDVATGTVNPGPTDQADSFMGDTADNVADGLAGDDVLSAFAGNDTLLGGSGNDTLDGGVGDDQLDGGDGTDTASYAGISRDVAVDLNAGTSSGAAGNDMLVNIENVTGGTGDDQIAGDEQNNTLDGGAGDDVLDGRSGDDVLLGGSGSDTADFGSATSGVNADLSSGTATGGAGDDTLIGIENVTGSTHDDTLRGDEGTNTLDGSTGNDVLEGGAGNDELIGGEGVDTAVYSNASTGVAVNLAAGIASGGDGSDTLSDIENVVGSNHNDVLTGTGGANVLTGGDGDDVLVGGQGDDVLDGGIGLDTAYYTDTIGSVTVNLALGESTGAAGHDTLINVENVTGGSGHDQITGDARENTLHGGEGNDVLDGGAGNDALYGDAGSDTASYGSATSGVDVNLAAGTADGGGGHDALSSIEHVTGSGYDDLLVGDGTANRLDGDGGDDNVEGGVGDDTLIGGAGADTVHYDHAASAVNVNLATGTASGGDGSDSLSGFENVVGSDFSDTLTGDGGANTLSGGLGNDTLDGGLGNDVLDGGAGTDTASYASMASTVNVNLAAGVATGAAGTDTLVGIENVVGGSGYDVLTGDDQNNTLQGGSGNDTLNGGLGDDTIGGGSGSDTVSYASASGSVDVNLTTGSANGAAGSDTLSSIEYVTGSAYDDNIVGDGNSNVLVGGAGNDTIDGGSGNDTIEGGLGDDTLLGGTGTDTLRHSSATGGVTADLTTGTASGADGSDSISGFENLTGSNYADTLQGDAGANTLSGSGGDDVLDGRAGNDTLDGGTGNDTLIGGGGTDTASYSGASGAVTVDLANGTASGAAGNDTLSGIENVTGSYYSDTLLGDNGNNVLVGGSGNDNLDGRGGTDTANYSSTSAGVNVNLAQGTATGSAGNDTLANIENVTGGSGADILTGDDGNNVLSGGSGNDVLNGGLGNDTLDGGSGTDVASYADASGSVTVNLSTNKVTGAAGSDTLVSIENVQGSGHGDVITGNSSANTLEGGAGNDILDGAGGTDTASYASATGAVNADLSSGTSSGAAGEDTLLQIENLSGSAYDDMLVGNANANVLTGGLGDDALNGGAGVDTASYAGASGAVTVDLAAGTASGAAGNDTLVNIENLAGSDHADNLTGDDGANTLSAGAGNDTLDGGLGNDTLDGGAGTDTASYAGASGAVTVSLAAGQATGAAGNDALTGVENVTGSDYGDTLAGDVNANVLLGGSGDDRLDGGAGNDTLDGGTGHDTADYSTASSAVSVDLTKAVAQSTGGSGTDTLVSIESVVGSNYSDTFAFSQPTDGAHYIVDGGGGTNTIDLSSFSRADASIDKAADTVIVNMDDGQHFTIDYSNIASLKFGDGTVLTTDTAPVASAGDDQNVAGGAFVTLDASASQDADGDLLHYTWTQTSGPSVELSSASAVGPTFTAPDGYVNMSLDFQVEVSDGTHVSTDNTHIVVNRDDFAPKADAGPDQGVTEGDVVSLEGNGTDPLGNGLTYEWIQVSGPTVELSDAHDPNPTFAAPELDSSEPVRFELHVSDGAKTSVDTVNVFINAVDDGPTASAGPDQVVEEHAIVSLNGQGSTDPDSPTLNYQWTQVSGPAVELSDSTSSQPTFEAPNVANSTVLTFELQVSDSHTTHTDTVDITVTPTNVAPNAQADEFATTEDTASHVDAAQGVLANDTDLDGDTLSASLTQDAEHGHVTLNADGSFTYTPEANFSGTDTFTYQVSDGQGGQATATAMVTVT; encoded by the coding sequence GTGAAAACAACCTCCGCGACAGAACCCGTCAAGGAGCCCACCAAGCCCAGCACTCCCGCCGCAGCGCCCGGTGTCGAGACCGAGTCATCGGTCCGGACACCGGCACCTCTCAAGGGCGTGCGGCTCGAACCTCGCATCCTCCGGTCAGTGACCTGGACCGACGTCGCAACGGGTACCGTTAATCCCGGTCCTACGGACCAGGCTGACTCCTTCATGGGCGATACTGCCGACAACGTGGCCGACGGACTGGCTGGCGACGACGTGCTCTCGGCCTTCGCCGGGAACGACACCCTGCTGGGAGGCTCAGGCAACGACACGCTCGACGGCGGCGTCGGTGACGATCAACTCGACGGCGGTGATGGTACGGATACAGCCTCCTACGCCGGCATCAGTCGCGACGTGGCCGTCGATCTCAACGCGGGCACATCCTCCGGCGCCGCAGGGAACGACATGCTCGTCAACATCGAGAACGTCACCGGAGGGACGGGGGACGATCAGATTGCCGGTGACGAACAGAACAACACCCTGGACGGGGGAGCCGGCGACGATGTCCTTGACGGCCGGTCGGGTGATGACGTCCTTCTCGGTGGGAGCGGAAGCGACACCGCCGATTTCGGTTCGGCGACAAGTGGCGTGAATGCCGACCTCTCCAGCGGCACCGCGACCGGCGGCGCGGGCGACGACACCCTGATCGGAATCGAGAACGTAACCGGATCCACCCACGATGACACGCTTCGAGGCGACGAAGGCACCAACACGCTCGACGGGAGTACCGGTAACGATGTGCTCGAGGGTGGAGCGGGCAACGATGAGCTGATCGGCGGTGAGGGCGTGGATACCGCGGTCTACTCGAATGCATCCACAGGCGTAGCCGTCAATCTGGCAGCGGGTATCGCCAGCGGGGGTGATGGAAGCGACACACTATCAGACATCGAGAACGTCGTCGGATCGAATCACAACGACGTGCTGACCGGCACCGGCGGCGCCAATGTGCTGACCGGCGGCGACGGCGATGACGTCCTTGTCGGCGGCCAGGGCGACGACGTCCTTGACGGTGGGATCGGCCTGGACACAGCGTACTACACCGACACCATAGGCAGCGTCACCGTCAACCTGGCCCTGGGGGAATCCACCGGGGCTGCCGGACACGATACGCTCATCAATGTCGAGAACGTGACCGGCGGATCGGGCCACGACCAGATCACTGGTGACGCTCGAGAAAACACCTTGCATGGTGGCGAGGGAAATGACGTGCTCGATGGCGGCGCAGGAAACGATGCGCTTTACGGCGACGCCGGATCCGACACGGCGTCATACGGATCAGCGACGAGCGGCGTTGACGTGAACCTTGCCGCCGGAACGGCCGATGGCGGCGGAGGGCACGATGCCTTGTCCAGCATCGAGCACGTGACCGGTTCGGGCTACGATGATCTCCTCGTCGGCGATGGCACGGCGAACCGGCTTGACGGAGACGGCGGAGATGACAACGTGGAAGGCGGCGTAGGCGATGACACGCTCATCGGCGGAGCAGGTGCGGACACGGTCCACTATGACCATGCGGCCTCGGCGGTCAACGTCAACCTCGCGACCGGGACAGCCTCGGGCGGCGACGGTTCCGACAGCCTCTCTGGTTTCGAGAACGTGGTGGGTTCGGATTTCAGCGACACGCTGACCGGTGACGGCGGTGCCAATACGCTGTCGGGCGGTCTAGGCAACGACACACTGGACGGTGGTCTTGGCAACGACGTCCTCGACGGCGGAGCCGGCACTGACACCGCCTCCTACGCGAGCATGGCGTCTACGGTCAACGTCAACCTCGCAGCCGGTGTGGCCACGGGAGCCGCCGGCACCGATACCCTGGTGGGTATAGAGAACGTCGTGGGCGGTTCCGGTTACGACGTTCTGACGGGCGACGATCAGAACAACACCCTACAGGGCGGAAGCGGCAACGACACGCTGAACGGCGGATTGGGCGATGACACCATCGGTGGCGGCTCCGGATCGGACACCGTCTCGTACGCGAGTGCGAGTGGAAGCGTCGATGTTAACCTGACAACCGGCAGCGCCAACGGCGCGGCTGGAAGCGATACTCTGAGCAGCATCGAGTACGTCACCGGGTCGGCTTACGATGACAATATCGTCGGCGACGGGAACTCCAACGTGCTTGTCGGCGGAGCCGGCAACGACACCATCGACGGAGGATCTGGCAACGACACCATCGAAGGCGGCCTGGGCGACGATACCCTTCTCGGTGGTACCGGAACCGACACCCTTCGCCACAGTTCAGCCACGGGCGGGGTCACGGCCGATCTCACCACCGGAACCGCCAGCGGAGCGGACGGATCGGACTCTATCAGCGGTTTCGAGAACCTCACCGGCTCCAACTACGCTGACACACTCCAGGGTGATGCCGGCGCCAACACTCTGTCCGGATCGGGCGGAGACGACGTGCTCGACGGACGAGCGGGCAACGACACGCTCGACGGAGGGACGGGCAATGATACGCTGATCGGCGGCGGGGGCACAGACACGGCGAGCTACAGCGGGGCATCGGGCGCGGTTACAGTGGATCTGGCCAACGGGACAGCCAGCGGAGCCGCCGGTAACGACACACTTAGCGGTATCGAGAACGTCACCGGATCCTACTACAGCGACACCCTTCTCGGTGATAATGGAAACAACGTACTGGTCGGCGGCTCGGGCAACGACAACCTGGATGGGCGCGGCGGCACTGATACCGCGAACTATTCATCGACTTCGGCCGGCGTCAACGTCAACCTCGCCCAGGGCACGGCAACCGGCAGCGCAGGCAACGATACACTGGCCAATATTGAGAATGTCACCGGCGGGTCCGGAGCGGACATCCTGACAGGCGATGACGGCAACAACGTGCTGTCCGGTGGCAGCGGCAACGATGTGCTGAATGGCGGGCTAGGCAATGATACGCTGGACGGCGGAAGCGGAACAGACGTAGCCTCGTACGCCGACGCTTCCGGATCGGTGACGGTCAATCTCTCGACCAACAAGGTGACGGGCGCTGCCGGTTCGGACACACTGGTCAGCATCGAGAACGTGCAGGGCTCCGGGCACGGCGATGTAATAACGGGCAACAGTAGCGCGAACACACTGGAGGGCGGCGCAGGCAATGACATCTTGGACGGCGCTGGCGGCACAGACACCGCATCTTACGCCAGTGCCACTGGCGCGGTGAATGCCGATCTCTCCAGCGGGACTTCTTCTGGCGCCGCGGGCGAGGATACCCTTCTTCAGATTGAAAACCTGAGCGGTTCTGCCTATGACGACATGCTGGTAGGCAACGCGAACGCCAACGTGCTGACCGGCGGCCTGGGTGATGACGCACTGAACGGCGGTGCCGGGGTGGACACGGCATCGTACGCCGGAGCCAGCGGCGCGGTGACCGTCGATCTTGCTGCGGGGACTGCCAGCGGCGCGGCCGGCAATGACACGCTCGTCAACATCGAGAATCTCGCCGGATCAGATCACGCCGACAATCTGACCGGTGACGATGGTGCCAACACCTTGTCCGCCGGCGCGGGTAATGACACCCTGGACGGTGGCCTGGGCAACGACACCCTGGACGGCGGCGCGGGAACCGACACCGCCTCGTATGCCGGGGCCAGTGGAGCAGTGACGGTGAGCCTGGCTGCTGGACAGGCAACGGGGGCCGCGGGGAACGACGCACTGACTGGTGTCGAGAATGTGACCGGATCCGACTATGGCGACACCCTTGCGGGGGACGTGAACGCCAATGTGCTCTTGGGTGGCTCCGGCGATGACCGGCTCGATGGCGGGGCCGGCAATGACACGCTCGATGGCGGTACCGGGCACGACACGGCGGATTACAGCACCGCCTCCTCGGCAGTCAGCGTGGATCTGACCAAGGCGGTCGCTCAGAGTACGGGTGGTTCAGGCACCGACACCTTGGTGAGCATCGAGAGCGTCGTCGGCAGCAATTACAGCGACACCTTCGCGTTCAGCCAGCCAACCGACGGAGCTCACTACATCGTGGATGGCGGTGGTGGCACCAACACAATCGACCTGTCCAGCTTCTCACGGGCTGATGCTTCGATCGACAAGGCCGCCGATACCGTCATTGTGAACATGGACGACGGACAGCACTTCACGATCGATTACAGCAACATCGCCTCACTGAAGTTCGGTGACGGGACCGTCCTTACCACCGACACGGCGCCCGTGGCCAGTGCAGGAGATGATCAGAACGTCGCCGGTGGAGCATTCGTGACTCTGGACGCTTCCGCCAGCCAGGATGCCGACGGCGACTTGCTGCATTACACCTGGACCCAGACTTCGGGTCCGTCCGTGGAATTGAGTTCCGCCAGCGCGGTCGGCCCGACATTCACCGCGCCCGACGGTTACGTCAACATGAGCCTGGACTTCCAGGTTGAGGTGTCTGACGGCACTCACGTGTCGACCGACAACACGCATATTGTCGTCAACCGGGACGATTTTGCCCCGAAAGCTGATGCCGGCCCTGATCAGGGCGTTACCGAAGGCGACGTCGTTAGCCTCGAAGGGAACGGCACCGACCCGCTCGGCAACGGCCTGACCTATGAGTGGATACAGGTATCCGGCCCGACAGTCGAGTTGAGCGACGCCCATGACCCCAACCCGACCTTCGCGGCACCAGAGTTGGACAGCAGTGAGCCAGTCCGATTCGAATTGCACGTCAGCGACGGTGCCAAGACCTCGGTCGATACGGTCAACGTGTTCATCAACGCTGTCGATGACGGCCCTACCGCATCCGCTGGACCTGATCAGGTCGTTGAAGAGCACGCGATCGTCTCCCTGAACGGACAAGGCAGTACGGATCCCGACAGCCCGACCTTGAACTACCAATGGACCCAGGTCAGCGGGCCGGCTGTCGAACTGAGCGACAGCACATCATCACAACCGACGTTCGAGGCGCCCAACGTGGCCAATTCAACCGTGCTAACCTTCGAACTTCAGGTGAGCGACAGCCATACGACCCACACCGATACAGTCGATATCACCGTGACTCCGACCAATGTCGCACCAAATGCCCAAGCTGATGAATTCGCCACAACTGAGGACACGGCTTCGCACGTGGATGCCGCCCAGGGCGTGCTCGCCAACGACACCGACCTGGACGGTGACACCCTGTCGGCCAGCCTCACCCAGGATGCCGAGCACGGCCATGTAACCTTGAATGCCGACGGCTCGTTCACCTATACACCAGAGGCCAACTTCAGCGGCACCGACACGTTCACCTATCAGGTCAGCGATGGCCAGGGTGGGCAGGCAACCGCGACCGCCATGGTCACGGTCAC
- a CDS encoding DUF3298 domain-containing protein, producing the protein MDGLTALGEEYVTEYLDKRGAAPDTTNTVHALVKFDDLFGNGTGKVPPLAQILKAYLVVTTAPRSESYQTRTGGPFNVRQLLVDFNWTLTDGAPGLRFWSDFGENGPTEEGGTIGPMIASAESLIWDSQAWFEITDTVKGWQAGEVDKGLIIESASDDGWKIHWLKEGAFPPQLVVLVPSRVPDLNGDSYVDQADVTLFVNCASGPAIPYSGECAMADLDSDQDVDQVDFGILQACYSGTELAEPGCL; encoded by the coding sequence ATGGACGGTCTCACGGCTCTCGGCGAGGAGTACGTCACCGAGTATCTTGACAAACGCGGCGCGGCGCCCGACACAACAAACACGGTCCACGCGCTGGTCAAGTTCGACGATTTGTTCGGCAACGGTACCGGCAAGGTCCCCCCCCTCGCCCAGATCCTCAAGGCTTACCTGGTCGTCACAACCGCTCCTCGCTCAGAGAGCTACCAGACCCGGACCGGCGGCCCATTCAATGTCCGGCAGCTGCTGGTGGACTTCAACTGGACACTGACCGATGGCGCACCCGGGCTGCGGTTCTGGAGCGACTTCGGCGAGAATGGCCCCACTGAGGAAGGCGGCACAATCGGACCGATGATTGCCAGCGCCGAAAGCCTGATCTGGGACAGCCAAGCCTGGTTCGAAATCACGGACACGGTCAAGGGCTGGCAGGCCGGCGAAGTCGACAAGGGACTCATCATCGAGTCCGCATCGGACGACGGATGGAAGATCCACTGGCTCAAGGAAGGTGCCTTCCCACCTCAACTGGTGGTGTTGGTTCCCAGCCGAGTCCCGGACCTGAATGGTGACAGCTACGTGGACCAAGCGGACGTCACCCTCTTCGTCAACTGCGCCTCGGGCCCGGCGATTCCCTATAGCGGCGAGTGCGCGATGGCCGATTTGGACAGCGATCAGGATGTCGACCAGGTCGACTTCGGCATTCTTCAGGCCTGCTACAGCGGCACAGAACTGGCAGAGCCGGGCTGCCTCTGA